Genomic window (Helianthus annuus cultivar XRQ/B chromosome 3, HanXRQr2.0-SUNRISE, whole genome shotgun sequence):
TGTACAAAGCAGAGCTTGAACATTTAGATATCCGAAAAATATCATCATCAGACTGGGACAACAAAAATGAACTGCCAAAAAAGCGTAGCACTGTAGCTATAAAGCGCATCTTCAACAAGGAAGGTGAGGAAGGGTTTTTCATGGAAATTAAAACACTTACTAGTTGTAATCATCCAAACATAGTCTCCCTTCTTGGGTTTTCAAGGGAAAATGGTGAAATGATCCTTGTCTTTGAGTTTGCTGCGAAAGGAAGCCTTGATAATTGTTTGGAAAACAATACAATGGCTAATGTTACATGGGCACAACGAGTACATATATGTCTTGGTATTGCAAAAGGATTGAAATACCTTCATGCCAACTGGAAGGGTAAACGAAGGATAGTACACCGAGACATAAAGAGTGCAAACATTTTGTTAGATGGGAAGTGGAATGCAATGGTTGCCGATTTTGGGCTCTCCAAATTTCACCCTGAGAACCATCATGTAAGCACAATTTATACCACGCATGTTGTAGGCACAGATGTGTACCTAGATCCCGAATATTTATCTGCATACAAATATAAAAAAGAATCTGACATTTACTCTTTTGGAGTAGTCTTATTTGAGATGTTATCTGGAACATTGGCCTATGATTCAAATTACTACCTGGGCGATGACAAGGGGCTACCTACTGTTGCAAGAAGATGTTTCAAAGAGGGAAAAATAAAAGAATTGATTGATCCTAATATGATGGtagaagttaatgaacacacctTTACAGTAAATAAAGGACCTAATCAAAAGTCTTTGGATGCATTTACAAAAATTGCATATCTATGTTTGGCAGAAACTCAAATTAACCGCCCAAAAATGGAAGATATCATTAAGGGACTTGAGGATGCATTACGCTTTCAGGCAAGTTAATTGTCTACAAATAGTACAAATTATTACCTAATATTTTTTCATCCGTAGTAGTAAGTAGGGTATTCATACATTATAATTAAAAACCTTGCTGCTTTAACATTTAATGTTTGGTTTCTAAGTTAAACTTTGAGAATGATTTATTAATATCAGcttattatgatttttttttcacaCAAATGAGTTATGTACGTTTTTCAATATTGATTGTTACTTAAATTATAATTACTTAGAATGGAGTTATATTTAAAGGTTCTATTTCTATGATGATTATGAGGCTAAACTCATGCAATACAATAAAGTATGTATTTAGCATAGGTGCATTCCTAGTTTCATATAGCATTATATCGTTTTCTCCTTGTATAAAGGACATATTTAATTTCATTAGGTTCCTTGCCTTGACTATAACATTTTCCTTATTTCTTACAGGGAAAACCATTCGTACTCCAAAAGTTTCAACTAAGCGCTATAGTCTCCGCAACCATGAATTTTGCAGCTAAATGTTGTGTTGGGGAAGGCGCGTATGGTATGATGTATAATGCAAGACTTGATCATTTTGATACCCAAAGTTTATCCAAAATAGAAGGGATTAATGGCAGTGAACTGTCCTGGAGATGCAGCAATGTAGCTCTAAAACGCATCTTTAATAGAGAAGACGAACATGGTAAACAAGGGTTCTTTGAAGAAATTGAAATGCTTGCCAATGTTAAGCATCCCAATATAGTCACTCTTCTTGGTGTTTCAAGTGAAAATTGTGAGATGATTCTTATATACAATGACGCTTTTAAAGGAAGCCTCCATGATTGTTTAGGAAACTCTGATAACATGGCTGAACTTACTTGGGAAAAACGTATAAAAATCAGCCTTGATATCGCACAAGGATTAAATTACCTTCAAACCAGTCCAGTGGATAAACAAAAGATAATGCGGTTTGATATGAATAGCGCCAACATTTTAATGGACTCTTGTTGGAGTGCGAAGATTGCTTGCTTTTGGCTCTCTACATTAAACACCGCTACTAATGTAACCAACTCCCGCAATTTCAGAAAAGTGCAATCGGAACCTGAATATTTGAAAATAGAGAAGATGAAAAAAGAATCTGTTATTTACTCATTTGGAATAATTTTATTTGAAATCCTGTGTGGCAAGGTACAATATGATGAAATTTACTATGTCGAAAATGAGAAGGGGCTTCCTACTATTGCACGGCGATGTTTTGAGAAGGGAACACTTTTAAAGGAAATGATAGATCACGTTTTGAAGAAAAAAGTTGGGGAAAATTCTTATAGACTTGATGAAAACATCAATCAGTATTCTTTTGATGCATTTTCAAAAATTGCATATCATTGTTGTTCAGCGACAGAAGCTTCTCGTCCATCAATGGAAGACATCATCATGGAACTTAAGAACGCGCTTAAAATGCAAGTAAGTCATAGTTTTTTGTTAATATTATTAGAACATCCTGTATGGGGCGTGGAGAGGGGGAGGGGAAGCCCTTCCATGCTCCCTACACCACCACGAACATGGCGTTTAGGGCGTGGTCCCTTTGGGGATTTGTCGCGGGGGAGGTGGTGATTGGAAGGTAGTGATTGGTTGGTTGTTTTGTTTTTCCCTCCACGCCCCCTCTGTCTACATGGCAAACACGTGACGCAAAACGCCCCCTCTACCCATAACTACACCAAGTGGCCTTAGTCTTTTCATTTCTCATATACTTGATACCATACCGGGTTGGTAGGAGCTAAAACATACATAAAAGCACAAACTTGGAAATTGTGTCACAAAAATTACACATGAAGCATGTTGGATATTCAGAGAAATGAGAAATCGATACTTTATCTAATGATCAAAGGTCGCTTTAACGTAAACATAACAACTGCCAAACAACGTTAAGGAACCGGACTTTCTAATTGACTACACTTATATTCGGTGACTATTCCTATAGAGTAGCACACATAACAGACTCAATAAATCAAATAAACCAACTGCTACTACACTTTGAATTATATTAACAATCCCCTAAAGCTCATTTATTTATCGAGCTCCAGGGGCGGACCTATAGTGTTACAAGGGGTAACCTCCGTTCCCCCTTGACACTCCaatggtagtgtaaattttggaaaatttgatgttttttcgatttcgttacccttTTTTGAAACGTTATCCTTATGCGAATTTTCTAGATCTGTCTCTGTCGAGCTCGAGCTTTCCATGTGAAGCTCGTCAGGTTATCCACACGttagtgtaatattagttttattaacatttaccccttatttaaagttgtttagtaaacgagccgagtcaaGCCGAGCTAAGCCGAGCTTATTTAGTATTGTTTACGAGCCctaacctaaaaataagcttgttgCACGAGCTCCGGCTTCCCTTCTCAAGCTCGTAAGCCTAAATGATTCTCTTTTTTATAGGTAATATATTAACTAATAAATAAGAACGAGCCAATCTGAGCTCAAGCCTCACTTATCGAGCTTCGGAAACTACCAACAAGCCTAGCTCGACCTCTCATAAGTTaacgagctcgagcctagtcAAGGTCGAGCTCTCAGTTCGGGTCGAGCTCTCAgttcggctcgtttgcacccttaGTTGTTGTCTACCAAATTTTGAATGAAGTGAAACTTTAGCTAAAAACATAGTAGATAGAATAGCACAATAAATCATTGTTGCCTCGTGTTGATCTGAAATACTCCCACTAGTAGCTTCCTCAACAAAGTGCTTGACAAGCAGCTGCGCTCGCCTGAGTTCCCTACTTTTTTTTAGTTTCCCATTAAACCACACAcaacatatgtatatatatatatatatatatatatatataagggaaggtttattggggaacactaaaaaagtgaggAACAGCAGGGatccgactcaaacgaactctgaTTGGATTCATtgcagcggcgttggaaccggctcgtcgaaccctaactaagatctcttaaccctagaCCCTAAATcataagctaaaccgtaaaatataaactataaaccctaaaagctaaaccctaaaggctaaacctaaagctaaaccctaaagctaaacccaaaagctaaaccctaaagctaaaccctaaaccctaaatctaaaccttaaagctaaaccctaaaagccaaaccctaatatatttagggtttaagggttatgatttagggttcagggttaaaagatcctagttagggttcgacgagtcggttccaacgccgctggaatgagttcaatcggagttcgtttgagtcggttctcCACTGTTCCCCaattttttagtgttccccaatgaacctcacactatatatatatatatatatatatatatatatatatatatatatatatatatatatatatatatatatatatatatatatatatatatatatatataggggaccgctaaaatgaaaaccacctccagttgttagaaccatgagaactacaccgtacggggcgagttggaccaagaATTTTtgtcataaacgtagatgcgtatattataaacacatttgtaaaaaaaaaactcaaaaaataAATGCCGTGTGTGTacttttgagcaccacaagtttgtgtttacgggtaccgtaataaaattacggttacggtacccgtaaacacaaacttgtggtgctcaaaagtACACACACGGCatttattttttgaattttttttacaaatgtgtttataatacacgcatctacgtttatgaaaaaaaaaattttggtccaactcgccccggattaaaaagttctcatggttcttacaactggaggtggttttcattttagcggtcccctatatatatatatatatatatatatatatatatatatatagtgtgaggttcattggggaacactaaaaaagtggagaacagcggggaaccgactcaaatgAATTCCGATtagactcattccagcggcgttggaaccggctcgtcaaACCCTagctaagatctcttaacccaaaacccttaatcctaactcctaaactctaaaccctaaagctaaaagaTAAGGGTAAAActtaagctaaaccgtaaaatctaaactataaaccctaaaagctaaaccctaaaggctaaaccctaagctaaacactaaagctaaatcctaaaggctaaaccctaaagctaaaccctaaacccaaaatctaaaccctaaagttaaaccctaaagctaaaccctaaagaaaaaccctaaaagccaaaccctaatatatttagggtttagggattatgatttagggttcagggttaaaagatcctagttagggttcgacgagccagttccaacgccgctggaatgagtccaattgaagttcgtttgagtcggttccccgctgttccccatttttttagtgttccccaatgaaccgcacactatatatatatatatatatatatatatatgtatatatatatatatatgtatatatatataggggaaggttcaaatgaaaaccactagttattgtgaaaactcgaaaactaactaaaaaagccaaaaaacacAACTTAAAATGTAAACACAACTTAAAATAGCTAGTTATTTGaaacatcccctatatatatatatatagagagagagagagagattaaggttcatgcgagaaccacctttattgcgagaaccaatgtaaacacaacttaaaatagctaaaaaacctaaaaaaaaaacctaaaaaaacctaaccccccccccaagctaaatgctaaaaattaaaaccccccaaaaaacctaacccccccccaccccccaaaaacctaaaccccccacccccaagctaaaatgctaaaaactaaaccacaaaaaaacctaaaaaaataaaaaaaaatctaaaaaaataaaaaaaaatctaattttatttatttaatattttttaagctaaaatcactacttttagtagcaaaaaaatttttatttttaattttttttactactaaaagtagcgatttttttataaaaaaatataaaaaaattttgtgtgttttttaactattttcaggtatttttggttgtgttcacattggttctcgcggttctttaAATAAAGGATGGTTTCTAatggatctttgtcctatatatatatatatatatatgtagaggttcctgtaaaaaatgagttttttgtGAGAAAGATAAGAAataatctacaccattagatctttgatctaatggttgagatcataatggcaaaattgtaaataatgtttaATATTAAACATTTTAATTTTCTAAATTAAGTGTATACAggtaatttaacatttttaaattaagaaactaacattAATGCACATTCAACTTTCCCCCGTTTTTTTTAAaagtcaataactttttatatgtaacttttaaaaaaaaaattacaccataataacaacgagtgttttttatctttaatatgagtaccatattgctatacttatatactGAAAAAAAGATGTTTCGATTAGATGTTTAGTCCATGATGTTTTGTCTATGTTCATACAATGGTGTTTTAATCGTATTGTGATTCaaagcgtggtgttttaaacacaTACTGGAAAGCGTTGTGTTTTTTATCTACTGGAATGtaagttttaaaacaccatggtgttttaacatatgGAATCTGGAACATCTACTAGCATGCAGATGTAAAACACCATGCatgcaggtttaaaacaccatgtacaATAACCATACCGTGAACATTATACTAAGAACACATTCTGGAAATGGAGGTAGTGTCTTTAATAGttttatatacttattgaatggtgttatacacttattgaatgatgttatataattgttagaatggtgttatatatacttattgaatggtgttatataattattgaatggtgttatatacgtgCTGAATGGTGACTTTGCACTGTTCTTCgtagtgtttttatagagatctttaaaatgatgttatatacttattgaatggtgttatatacttattgaatggtgttatatacgtgCTGAATGGTGGTTGTAGTGTTATTCAtagtgtttttatagagatcttaaaaaaaatcatgttcctataaataaggtggcggttattgaaggtttttaattaattgaattaatgataaaattacttgtttacccttttgaattaatttagattgaggacacatgtcatctccataatatttctcacacttttcacacttttaacctttttttacagtaaccttactctatatatatatgtgtgtgtgtgtatatatatatatataaagttttatCACAATGGTCGTCAGCACGTGATCCCATCTTATAGGCAAGCCACGCACTGTTTACTTTATTGACTGCCACGTGTATATAGTTGGTTAAAGTTTATTTCTGTTAGTTTGGTTAGTATATATATGTAGCTGGTAGTTTGTAATAAGTTTGAACAGAATAACAATCAGTTTTCAATTCTAAATCAATTGATGTTTCTCTCTCAATTCAATCTTTCATCTTCAACAAAcaaacatggtatcagagcataaaGCTCCGATCTTATCCGCATTTTCATCTGATTTCAATCTTCAAATCTATCAAATCAACGCATTCATCACTGAAATCGTTCATCTTGTTCAAATCTTCAATCGATTTCACTCGATTGATTCTGTTCTGTTTGTCTCTTCTTATCAATCAATTTTGCCCTAATTCAATTTCAGTTTTTGACCTAATTCATTTTTTACCTAAATCATGTCTGATTCAATCAATTCTGCAAGAACATTGAATAATCAAATTGATTCTTCAAATCCTTTATATCTTCATCCTTCGGATCATCCTGGAATGGTTCTGATTTTGAAATCCTTTGACGGATCTGGTTTTGAGGCTTGGAAGCGATCGATGACAATTGCACTCTCTGCAAAGAATAAATTGAGTTTTGTTAATGGGCAATTTGTTCGTCCTGAAGCTGATTCTATTAATTCCAATCTTTGGCAGCGTTATAACGATATGGTGATTTCGTGGATATTGAATACGTTGTCTAGAGAAATCAGTGAAAGTGTTCCATATACGAACACTGCTTCTCAACTTTGGAAGGAACTCAATGATCGCTATGGTCAAGCGAGTTGTGCCAAACTCTATCAATTGTAGAAATCTCTTTGTGCAAGCTCTCAAGGTAACAATGACATTGCTACCTACTTTACAAAGATGAAAAGTATTTGGGATGAATTGAATTCTCTAAACCTAATTCCTTCTTGTAACTGTGGATCTGCTAATCTTTTGGCTAAAAGAGAAGAAGATCCGCGTTTTGTACAATTTTTAATGGGACTTAACTCTTGCTATGATTCTGTTTGAGGCAACATACTTATGATGCAGCCTTTACCTTCCATAAGTCAAGCATATGCTCTCTTGATTTAAGATGAGAAGCAAAGGGAAATACACTGTCCTAATCAGTTCTTAGCCGATTCAGCCTCTATGAATGTAAATGCTCAATCTCAAATATCACAACAGCACAAATTTGAAGCCAAGAAAATTTGCCGCAAATGTCTCTATGGAAGAGCAAGAAATATTTCAAGATTCTGTTCCTAAAGTAGTTAACTCCAACAACTGCTTCTCTGCAGAACAATATAAAGAACTCATTCAGTTGTTGCAGAATGCACATTTGGAGTCCACATCATCATCAGTGCATCCTGCTTTCACTACAAAATATGTCAACTATGCAAATTTTGCAGGTACTTTAGCTTGTAATGATTTTCAAGTACAATCTTCTTGGATATTAGACACAGGTGCCAATGACCATATGTGCTGTGATTAAAAACTTTTCTCTAATATTCAGTTGCTTATTAAACCATTTTTTGTTACTCTTCCTAATGGTCATCACATTACAGTAACAAAATTTGGGACAGTTCATCTTACTCCTGAACTTTCTCTTTCTCATGTTCTATATATCCCACAATTCAAACATAACCTACTCTCTATTTCTAGACTATGCAATGATACAAATGGTTTGTTATTTTTTTCTAATAAGCATTGTATATTGTAGGCCCCTTCTATGAAGAGGCCAATGGTTTTCGGTGAACTGGTTCAAGGCTTGTATGTGCTTCATTCAAATACGCATGATCCTCGTTCAAACTTTGTTTCTTCTGTTTTTCAGTTTTCATGCAATTCTGTTGTTAATAATCAAGTTTGGTATTGTAGACTTGGACATCTGCCATCTTATAAACTCAAACAATTGCATATGTTTTCTAATACAAATGTTGATCATTTTGATAATTGTAATGTTTGTCCCAAAGCAAGACAACATTGTCTTTCTTTTTTCACGTACCCATACACATTCAAATAAGATCTTTGATCTTATACACATTGATACGTGGGGTCCTTATAAAACTGCTACTTACAATGGGTTTAAGTATTTTCTTACCATTGTAGATGATTTTAGTAGGAAAACCTGGACCCATTTATTGTCTCACAAGAGTAATGCTTTTAACATACTTCAAGGCTTCTTAGCTATGGTTGAAACCCAATTTGGAACCAAAGTAAAAAGTATTAGATCTGATAATGCTTTTGAATTAGGATCTGGGATTACACTAGCAGAATTCTTTCGGTCAAAAGGTATAATACATCAAACCACATGTGTTGGAGTTCCACAACAAAACGACATAGTGGAACAAAAACACAAACATCTCCTAGAAACTGCTAGAGCATTATTTTTTCATTCAAAATTACCAATCCAATTTTGGGGTGATTGTATTCTCACAACCACTCATTTAATCAATTTTTTTCCTACTACAGTTCTTAAAAACAAGTCTCCTTATGAAATTCTTTTCAATAAACTTCCTTCTTATGATCATTTGAGAAGTTTTGGATGCTTGTGTTATGCATCTACTTTAAAATCTGGTCGTGACAAGTTTCAACCAAGAGCACATCCATGTGTTTTTATTGGTTATCAAATGGGAAAGAAAGGATATAAGTTGTATAACTTGCACTCTCATTTTGTTTTCATTTCCAAGGACGTAGTATTCTTAGAACATATTTTCCCATCTATTCGTCACTCTTAAGATTCTCATATCTTTACTGTTTCAGATTCATTTTCTCAATTGTTTCAAGACTTTGATTTCATTCCAGCCTCAACCTCTTTTGACACGTCTTCTTCAGATTCTTTTTCACACTCTATTCCAACTTCAGATAAT
Coding sequences:
- the LOC110931648 gene encoding probable L-type lectin-domain containing receptor kinase II.1, translating into MERLRIPLSDITFATKNFNKRFCIGSGGYGIVYKAELEHLDIRKISSSDWDNKNELPKKRSTVAIKRIFNKEGEEGFFMEIKTLTSCNHPNIVSLLGFSRENGEMILVFEFAAKGSLDNCLENNTMANVTWAQRVHICLGIAKGLKYLHANWKGKRRIVHRDIKSANILLDGKWNAMVADFGLSKFHPENHHVSTIYTTHVVGTDVYLDPEYLSAYKYKKESDIYSFGVVLFEMLSGTLAYDSNYYLGDDKGLPTVARRCFKEGKIKELIDPNMMVEVNEHTFTVNKGPNQKSLDAFTKIAYLCLAETQINRPKMEDIIKGLEDALRFQGKPFVLQKFQLSAIVSATMNFAAKCCVGEGAYGMMYNARLDHFDTQSLSKIEGINGSELSWRCSNVALKRIFNREDEHGKQGFFEEIEMLANVKHPNIVTLLGVSSENCEMILIYNDAFKGSLHDCLGNSDNMAELTWEKRIKISLDIAQGLNYLQTSPVDKQKIMRFDMNSANILMDSCWSAKIACFWLSTLNTATNVTNSRNFRKVQSEPEYLKIEKMKKESVIYSFGIILFEILCGKVQYDEIYYVENEKGLPTIARRCFEKGTLLKEMIDHVLKKKVGENSYRLDENINQYSFDAFSKIAYHCCSATEASRPSMEDIIMELKNALKMQVSHSFLLILLEHPVWGVERGRGSPSMLPTPPRTWRLGRGPFGDLSRGRW